From Pleurocapsa sp. PCC 7319:
CCAAACTGTAATTGCAGGCATGGGTGAGCTTCATTTAGAAATTCTAGTAGATCGGATGTTGAGAGAGTTTAATGTTGAAGCCACCGTAGGTAAACCGCAAGTAGCCTATCGCGAAACAATTCGCCAAAGTAGTCAAGCCGAAGGCAAGTACATTAAACAAAGTGGTGGCAAAGGTCAATACGGTCACGCAGTTTTGTCAATTGAACCAGCAGAGCCCAAAACTGGATTTGAGTTTGTTTCTAAAATTGTTGGAGGTACTATTCCCAAAGAGTATATTCCTGCTATCGAGCAAGGGGTGAAACAAACTTGTGAATCTGGTATCTTGTCAGGATATCCTTTGATCGATATCAAGGTTACTCTAGTTGATGGCTCCTATCACGATGTAGACTCTAACGAGATGGCTTTTAAGGTTGCTGGTTCTATAGCGATTAGAGAAGCTGTTAAACAAGCTTCTCCTGTAGTTTTAGAACCGATGATGAAATTAGAAGTTGAAGTCCCGGAAGATTTCTTAGGAGACGTTATCGGAGACTTAAATTCACGTCGGGGCAACATTGAAGGAATGAACTCCGAAGACGGTATAGCTAAAGTAGTTGCTCAAGTCCCTTTGGCAAAAATGTTTGGTTATGCCACCGATATCCGTTCTAAAACCCAAGGACGTGGTATTTTTACCATGGAGTTCAGTGAGTACAGCGAAGTTCCTCGCGTCGAAGCTGAGGCAATTATCGCTAAAAATAAAGGGAACGCTTAATTTAAATAAGGAATAATAATCAATGGCACGCGCAAAGTTTGAACGTAATAAAGACCACGCTAACATCGGTACTGTAGGCCATGTAGACCACGGTAAAACTACTTTAACAGCAGCAATTACTCTAGCTCTAGCAGCACTAGGCACTGCTAAAGCGAGAAATTACGAAGATATCGATGCTGCGCCTGAAGAGAAAGCTCGCGGTATCACTATTAATACTGCTCACGTAGAATATGAAACTGAAAACCGTCATTACGCTCACGTAGATTGTCCTGGACACGCTGACTATGTGAAAAATATGATCACTGGTGCGGCTCAAATGGATGGCGGTATCCTGGTTGTATCTGCGGCGGATGGTCCTATGCCTCAAACTCGTGAACACATTCTCTTGGCAAAGCAAGTTGGTGTTCCCAGCTTGGTAGTATTTATGAATAAGGAAGATCAAGTAGATGATGAAGAGCTACTTGAGCTAGTTGAACTAGAAATTCGTGAACTTTTGAGCGAGTACGATTTCCCAGGGGATGACATCCCGATCGTTTCTGGTTCTGCTCTAAAAGCAGTAGAAGCTTTAACTGCTAAGTCCGACATTAAAAAAGGCGATGACAAGTGGGTAGACAAAATTTATGACTTGATGGAGCAAGTCGATGAATATATTCCTACTCCTGAGCGTGAAGTCGATAAGCCTTTCTTAATGGCAGTAGAAGACGTGTTCTCCATTACTGGTCGTGGTACTGTAGCTACTGGTCGTATTGAGCGTGGCGAAGTAGTGGTGGGTGAAACTATCGAAATCGTAGGTATTAAAGATACTCGCAGCACTACCGTGACCGGGGTAGAAATGTTCCAAAAAACTCTAGACAAAGGTATGGCTGGAGATAATGTTGGTGTGCTACTTCGTGGTATCCAGAAAGATGAAATTGAGCGAGGAATGGTATTGGCCAAACCTGGTTCAATTACTCCTCATACTGAATTTGAAGGAGAGGTTTACGTATTAACTAAAGAAGAAGGTGGTCGTCATACTCCTTTCTTCAAAAACTACCGTCCTCAATTCTATGTTCGTACAACTGATGTAACTGGTACTATTACTGATTATACTGCCGATGATGGTAGTGCAGTAGAGATGGTAATGCCTGGCGATCGCATCAAAATGAATGTTGAATTGATCAACCCCATCGCCATTGAACAAGGAATGCGTTTTGCGATTCGTGAAGGTGGTCGTACTATTGGTGCTGGAGTGGTCTCTAAGATCATTAAGTAGTCCGTAGGACAACCAACATAGAACGAAAAACTTAACCTATGAGAGTAGATTTGGCCAGCCGAAAACCTAGCTAACATGGTCTACTCTCTTAGTTATGTGAGAAAATGGGTGAGTCATTCAGTACTAGTGGTAAAATGTGCTGTCTGCTCTCGATTCACAGAATATTAAATTAAATATCCGTACCTCGACAATTAAACAACATGGCAACGATTCAACAACAAAAAATACGTATACGCCTTAAAGCTTTTGATCAACGTTTATTAGACACTTCCTGTGAGAAAATTGTTGATACTGCGAATCGAACTAATGCTTCAGCCGTTGGTCCAATTCCTTTACCCACAAAACGCAAAATTTATTGTGTTTTGCGATCGCCTCATGTAGACAAAGATTCTCGTGAACATTTTGAAACCCGTACCCACCGCCGTATTATTGATATTTATAAGCCTTCTTCCAAAACAATTGATGCTCTGATGAAGTTGGATTTACCTGCTGGCGTTGATATAGAAGTTAAACTTTAGTACTTAATTATCAATTAATTAATCATTTTTTAAGCCCTTTGGATTCGCTTCTAAAGGGTTGAGCTAATCGATAATTGAGTTGCAATTTTGGTCAACTAGTAAGTAAACCTATAAAACTTACTCTCAGTCTCCTCAGTCAGCCCTGGAGAACATTAGACAATGACTAGATTATAAAATTTATTGTTGACTCCCTAATTAAGGTATATATGTTCTGATAAAAAATCCGCTACAGTAGATAATAAGCAATCATTCATGTTATAGCTAAAAACAAGTTTTAGATGGCATCTTCTTCAATCGCAGTCAGAGAACTACCTTTATTTCCCCTTCCGGAAGTAGTTTTGTTTCCCAGCCGTCCGTTACCGCTACATATCTTTGAATATCGCTACAGAATTATGATGAATACAATTCTGGAAAACGATCGCCGCTTTGGGGTGTTATCAATTGATCCGGCAACGGGAGGTATCGCTGAATATGGTTGCTGTGCTGAAATCCTCCATTTTCAGAGACTTCCTGATGACCGCATGAAAATGCTAACCTTGGGACAGCAAAGATTTAGGGTCTTAGAGTATATTCGTGAAAAACCCTATCGTGTTGGTTTAGTAGAG
This genomic window contains:
- the tuf gene encoding elongation factor Tu, with the translated sequence MARAKFERNKDHANIGTVGHVDHGKTTLTAAITLALAALGTAKARNYEDIDAAPEEKARGITINTAHVEYETENRHYAHVDCPGHADYVKNMITGAAQMDGGILVVSAADGPMPQTREHILLAKQVGVPSLVVFMNKEDQVDDEELLELVELEIRELLSEYDFPGDDIPIVSGSALKAVEALTAKSDIKKGDDKWVDKIYDLMEQVDEYIPTPEREVDKPFLMAVEDVFSITGRGTVATGRIERGEVVVGETIEIVGIKDTRSTTVTGVEMFQKTLDKGMAGDNVGVLLRGIQKDEIERGMVLAKPGSITPHTEFEGEVYVLTKEEGGRHTPFFKNYRPQFYVRTTDVTGTITDYTADDGSAVEMVMPGDRIKMNVELINPIAIEQGMRFAIREGGRTIGAGVVSKIIK
- the rpsJ gene encoding 30S ribosomal protein S10; the encoded protein is MATIQQQKIRIRLKAFDQRLLDTSCEKIVDTANRTNASAVGPIPLPTKRKIYCVLRSPHVDKDSREHFETRTHRRIIDIYKPSSKTIDALMKLDLPAGVDIEVKL
- a CDS encoding LON peptidase substrate-binding domain-containing protein gives rise to the protein MASSSIAVRELPLFPLPEVVLFPSRPLPLHIFEYRYRIMMNTILENDRRFGVLSIDPATGGIAEYGCCAEILHFQRLPDDRMKMLTLGQQRFRVLEYIREKPYRVGLVEWIEDQPPTEDLKPMATKVEELLRDVVHLSAKLTSQKIELPDDLPSSPTELSYWVASNLYGVASEQQALLEMQDTLKRLQREQEILSSTRNHLAARTALKDALDD